A part of Corynebacterium mustelae genomic DNA contains:
- a CDS encoding carbamoyltransferase HypF, with protein sequence MTDTRYLITLRGIVQGVGMRPVIATLANRFAVTGFCGNTATEVFIEIQGNADILNQFHDTLLQSLPPLAQLTSHTITEIPTRKADTRFRIVESLPTQNPATVTSQPKTLIPPDVTICADCIADMADPDNRRYRYPFTSCTNCGPRLSIIEALPYDRPRTTLKNFPLCTECTKEYTDPHDRRYHAQPISCPQCGPTLWLTLGEPTTSGSTLNPVAFQPVADSFVPFDPIANKAWASAHTATPRAATDTTIAQAQQLISAGQILAVRGIGGFHIMCDATHHEAVTALRARKHRPDKPFAVMVPNLETAHRIARLTCAEEEILTSPARPVVVAAAQEDFLTNNPQIAPGLTEIGIMLPYSPLHLLLVDRPMIATSANISGEPMIFTNDLAHRQLLETGIVDGLLCHDREIHVPVEDSVVVSTTVARRGRGLAPVPVDVVETAKNPTVLAVGGELKNTFCLAHGGFAHISTHIGDMGSYAAQQSFERAVVQQLSFQDTVPDVVVCDLHPDYATTNWAQRYCEKYDIPLMLMQHHHAHAVSLLAEHHRFSPGGSGVVGVIAALDGTGFGTDGTIWGGEIVKISADASMRRLWHLPTFPLVGGDVAVLHPWRQAAGLCHRLGIDFQPPASVPKAHSRLVASQLDSGVGVVETSSLGRLFDAAASLLDLAHHVTYEAQAAMLVEQCARDVRLPADFIPATSLAGVVEKLLKADTPRTIRAREFHRNVAALIAAELCAAAHAAGTTTIGVTGGCALNRLLVADVSQLCAAEGYELLTHQVVPPTDGGISLGQAVYGRLHFS encoded by the coding sequence ATGACGGACACCAGGTATCTCATTACCCTGCGCGGAATCGTCCAGGGCGTGGGAATGCGGCCGGTTATCGCTACCCTCGCCAACCGGTTCGCAGTGACCGGATTCTGTGGCAACACTGCCACAGAAGTGTTCATCGAAATTCAAGGAAACGCCGACATCCTCAACCAATTCCACGACACCTTGCTGCAATCGCTGCCACCGCTTGCCCAGTTAACCAGCCACACAATCACCGAGATCCCCACCAGGAAAGCCGACACCAGGTTCCGCATCGTTGAATCCCTCCCCACCCAAAACCCCGCCACAGTAACAAGCCAACCCAAAACCCTCATCCCACCCGATGTAACCATCTGTGCTGACTGCATCGCCGACATGGCCGACCCAGATAACCGCCGCTACCGCTACCCATTTACCAGCTGCACCAATTGCGGCCCACGACTTTCTATCATCGAAGCTCTGCCCTACGACCGGCCCCGCACCACCCTCAAAAACTTCCCACTATGTACTGAATGTACGAAGGAATACACCGACCCCCACGACCGGCGCTACCACGCCCAACCCATCTCCTGCCCCCAATGCGGGCCAACACTATGGCTTACACTCGGCGAACCTACCACCAGTGGTTCCACACTTAACCCTGTAGCCTTCCAACCGGTTGCCGATAGTTTCGTACCTTTTGACCCAATAGCTAACAAAGCGTGGGCAAGCGCCCACACTGCCACACCGCGCGCGGCAACCGATACAACCATCGCCCAAGCCCAACAGCTGATCAGCGCCGGTCAAATACTCGCAGTACGTGGCATCGGCGGCTTCCATATCATGTGCGACGCCACCCACCACGAAGCGGTAACCGCATTGCGCGCCCGCAAACACCGCCCAGACAAACCTTTCGCCGTGATGGTCCCAAACCTAGAAACCGCACACCGCATCGCACGACTGACTTGCGCCGAGGAAGAAATCCTCACCTCCCCGGCGCGACCGGTGGTTGTAGCTGCGGCCCAAGAGGATTTCCTCACAAATAACCCACAGATTGCACCAGGATTAACCGAAATCGGCATCATGTTGCCATATTCACCGCTGCACCTGCTGTTAGTTGATCGACCAATGATCGCCACCAGCGCAAATATCTCAGGTGAACCCATGATCTTCACCAATGATCTGGCACACCGCCAGTTACTAGAAACCGGAATCGTCGACGGCCTGCTTTGCCACGACCGGGAGATTCACGTGCCGGTGGAGGACTCAGTGGTGGTGTCAACCACCGTGGCGCGCCGGGGGCGAGGCTTGGCGCCGGTGCCGGTGGATGTGGTGGAAACGGCTAAGAATCCGACGGTTCTTGCAGTTGGTGGGGAGTTAAAGAATACATTTTGTTTGGCTCATGGTGGGTTTGCGCATATCTCAACCCATATTGGTGACATGGGTTCGTATGCGGCGCAGCAGTCCTTTGAACGGGCTGTTGTACAGCAGTTATCGTTTCAGGATACGGTTCCCGATGTGGTGGTATGTGATCTCCATCCGGATTACGCCACTACTAATTGGGCGCAACGTTATTGCGAAAAATACGACATTCCGTTGATGTTGATGCAGCATCATCATGCGCATGCGGTGTCGCTTTTGGCCGAACACCACCGGTTTTCCCCTGGTGGTTCGGGTGTGGTGGGGGTGATTGCCGCCCTTGACGGTACCGGTTTTGGCACTGATGGCACGATTTGGGGCGGGGAGATTGTGAAGATTTCCGCAGACGCTTCCATGCGGCGGTTGTGGCATCTGCCGACGTTTCCGCTCGTCGGCGGTGATGTGGCTGTGTTGCACCCGTGGCGGCAGGCGGCCGGGTTATGTCACCGGCTGGGCATTGATTTTCAGCCGCCTGCAAGCGTTCCGAAGGCCCATAGTCGGCTGGTTGCGTCCCAATTAGATTCCGGGGTGGGGGTGGTTGAAACCTCTAGCTTAGGGCGGCTTTTCGACGCCGCCGCGAGTCTATTGGATTTAGCACACCACGTAACATACGAAGCCCAAGCCGCCATGCTAGTGGAGCAATGTGCCCGTGACGTGCGGTTGCCTGCGGATTTCATACCTGCTACTAGCCTGGCTGGGGTCGTCGAAAAGCTGCTCAAAGCGGATACACCGCGAACTATCCGGGCTCGGGAATTTCACCGAAATGTTGCAGCGCTCATTGCCGCTGAGTTGTGTGCCGCCGCTCATGCTGCGGGGACGACCACTATCGGGGTTACCGGCGGTTGTGCGCTAAACCGGCTGCTTGTGGCGGATGTGAGCCAGCTGTGCGCGGCGGAAGGCTACGAACTGCTAACCCACCAGGTCGTACCGCCAACCGATGGCGGGATTAGCCTTGGGCAGGCGGTTTATGGGCGGTTACATTTCTCTTAG
- a CDS encoding hydrogenase maturation nickel metallochaperone HypA: protein MHEIALSTYIADIVSRAAGGRSVEIIRLEIGALRQVVPSSLEYAWGFVTRDTALAQSRLEITWIDAVVECGDGHTTVLDAAEYLSMSCPMCGRPVTVVTGNECRVRDIEVCGEYAPG from the coding sequence GTGCATGAAATTGCGTTATCGACGTATATCGCCGATATTGTTTCTCGGGCCGCAGGTGGTCGCAGCGTCGAGATTATCCGTCTTGAAATCGGGGCGTTACGCCAGGTGGTTCCCAGTTCATTGGAATACGCGTGGGGATTTGTCACCCGTGATACTGCGCTTGCTCAATCTCGGTTGGAAATTACGTGGATTGATGCGGTGGTCGAATGCGGAGATGGGCACACCACGGTGTTAGATGCGGCGGAGTATTTGTCAATGAGTTGTCCCATGTGCGGTCGACCAGTGACGGTGGTTACGGGAAATGAATGTCGGGTGCGCGATATTGAGGTTTGTGGTGAATATGCACCTGGGTAG
- the hypB gene encoding hydrogenase nickel incorporation protein HypB encodes MGRFHRHDGTEHHHDHHHDDGHHNDHRHSHSHHDHSHSHEHVVRSGDLAPADVGDHSGYATGRERIMVLEDIFAENDNRAAANRAAFDAHEVVAINVMSSPGAGKTTLLEKTLAHFADTYRLGVIEGDIETAFDAERLRDLGAQVSLLNTGQGFGGECHLDAPMVSAALQQLELADVDAVFIENVGNLVCPAEFDVGAHHKIMVASVTEGEDKPLKYPVMFRSVSVVVINKVDLLPYLDFDMDAFRANIAQVNPEALVVLVSTKTGDGLADWYEWVAGVIGA; translated from the coding sequence ATGGGACGGTTCCACCGGCATGATGGAACAGAACACCATCACGATCATCATCACGACGATGGGCATCATAACGATCACCGCCACTCGCATTCCCACCACGATCACTCGCATTCGCACGAACACGTGGTGCGATCCGGGGATTTGGCCCCGGCGGACGTCGGTGATCATTCGGGTTATGCCACAGGCCGGGAACGCATCATGGTGTTGGAGGATATTTTCGCCGAGAATGATAACCGCGCGGCGGCGAACCGGGCGGCATTTGATGCTCATGAAGTGGTTGCCATTAACGTCATGAGTTCTCCGGGTGCGGGTAAGACCACATTGTTGGAAAAGACTTTGGCGCATTTTGCCGATACTTACCGATTAGGAGTCATTGAGGGCGACATTGAGACGGCGTTTGACGCTGAACGGCTTCGGGATTTAGGCGCCCAAGTGTCATTGCTTAATACTGGCCAAGGCTTTGGTGGCGAATGCCATTTGGATGCCCCCATGGTGTCGGCGGCGCTGCAACAATTGGAATTGGCGGATGTTGATGCGGTATTTATCGAAAACGTTGGTAACTTGGTGTGCCCAGCAGAATTTGATGTGGGGGCGCATCATAAGATCATGGTTGCTTCGGTGACGGAGGGGGAGGACAAACCGCTGAAATACCCGGTGATGTTTAGGTCTGTCTCAGTCGTAGTGATCAATAAGGTCGATTTACTGCCGTACCTAGATTTCGACATGGATGCGTTTCGGGCCAATATCGCCCAGGTGAATCCAGAGGCGCTGGTGGTGTTGGTATCAACCAAGACCGGTGATGGCTTGGCAGACTGGTACGAGTGGGTTGCCGGAGTGATTGGTGCCTAG